CCCTGCGTTCTGCGACCAACGCACCGAGGTGTGTGCTCACCTCGTGGACGGCCCGGCCCAACTCCCGCCGGGTTTCCTCATCGGCCGCCCGAAGGGAACGACGCGCCACCGCGACCGCCGACTCCGGGCCGAGGTACTCGTCCTCGATCCGGTCGAGGTCGGTGATCGACCTGGCGTCGGCGACGGCTACCTCAGCGGCGTCGGCGGCTTCTCGGAGGGTGTCGGGCGTGGTCATACGAGCGCAGAGGTTAGGACGCTCGGAGGTTCCCCGGCGCTCATCACGATCGCAGGGCGTAGGCCAGAATCGACCCGGCGACCGCGGCATTGAGGCTCTCAGAGCCGGACGACATCGGGATCGTGACCCGAAGGTCGGCCGCCACGACCACGTCGTCGGGCAGCCCGTGTGCCTCGCTCCCGATCACCAGAGCGATCGCCTCGGGCCCTCGGACCGGTGCCACTCCCCCGCTCGCCACCGCCGCCAGGACACGCCGACCGCCGGCACGCAGCTCCTCTATGGTGTCGGCGTTACCGATCGCGGTTCGAAACGATGCACCGGCGGCCGCCCTGACCACCTTCGGCGACCACGGGTCGGCGGTGTCGGGTCCGCAGACGAAGCCAAACCCGAAGGCGGCGGCCGTCCTGATGAGCGTTCCCACGTTGCCCGGGTCGCCAACACCCCAGGCCACCAGCAGGTCGCCCAGGTCCGGGATGACGGATACCGGGACCACGGCAACCGCAATCGGTGCCTGTGGGGTGGTGGTGGTGGCGATCCTCGCCACGACCTCGTCGGCGACCGTGACCACCCGCGCCTCGCCGTAGTCGGCGAGATCGCCCTCGAGCGTGAACACGGTCTCGA
This window of the Acidimicrobiia bacterium genome carries:
- a CDS encoding RNA methyltransferase, whose protein sequence is MTAGFPLETVFTLEGDLADYGEARVVTVADEVVARIATTTTPQAPIAVAVVPVSVIPDLGDLLVAWGVGDPGNVGTLIRTAAAFGFGFVCGPDTADPWSPKVVRAAAGASFRTAIGNADTIEELRAGGRRVLAAVASGGVAPVRGPEAIALVIGSEAHGLPDDVVVAADLRVTIPMSSGSESLNAAVAGSILAYALRS